The genomic region CCCAAGCGGCGAGCATGACGGTATTCGGCACCAATGAGTTTGCTGCTCGATTCCCAGCCTGGTTTCTCCACTTGGCAAGCTGCTTCATCATCATCAGGCTCGCGACACAGGAGGTATCGCGCAAGGCGGGCATTTGGGCAGCCATCATCTTTTCCGGCACGGCGCTGGGCTTGGTGTCCAGTGGTGTTGTGCTGACTGACCCCGTTTTATCGTTCTCGATCCTGTTGGCCAGCTATGGTTTCTGGCGTTGGATGAAGTGCGCAGGCAAAGGGGATGCCTACCTTATGTTCTTAGCTCTCGGCTTGGGCCTGCTTGCTAAAGGGCCACTGACCTTGGTACTGATGGGCGCGCCAGCATTTTTTTGGATCGTCATCTACAAGCAATGGAATCGGGTATTGAGGCTTCCTTGGGTAACGGGGATTGCTCTCATGTTAGGTATATCAGTGCCTTGGTACATTGCAGCCGAAATGAAGACGCCGGGTTTCCTTGAGTATTTTTTTGTCGGCGAGCACTGGAGCCGATATGTTGTAAGTGATTGGGCCGGGGATCTCTACGGGAGTGCTCACGCCAAGCCCTACGGCACCATATGGATTCAGCTTGGCTTAGCGTTGCTTCCTTGGACTTTCTTTCTACCCCTCGTTATTAGCAGGCGTGGGACGATGCAGCGCTTCGATGTATACCTTTGGCTTTGGGCATTGGCGACACCTGTTTTCTTTACTTTCTCTGGTAACATTCTCTGGACCTATCTTCTTCCTGCTCTGCCTGCATGGACGCTACTCCTTGCCGAATGTATCAGCGAAGTGGGCAGAAAGACTGCTTGGGCTGCTGCAGCGAGCGCTCTGATGCTGCCAGTCGCGGGCGCCGGTATTATCTATAACGGTGTGCTTGAGGATCGTCCTCAGAACCAGCGAGATTTAGTGCAGGCCTGGCTGGATGTGCAGTCGTCTCAATCGGGCCCCCTGATTTATCCTGGCCGCCGCTCGTATTCGTCGGAGTTTTATAGCCGGGGAATGTCCAAAAGCATCAAAGATCCTGACAAGTGGCCTCGCGACAGATCGTTCTACCTTTCCAGGCGTTTGCGCGACAGCGATTCTGATCTACCTGTAGACGTTGGTTGCAAAATAATCACTGAAACGAACGCGAGCCAACTGCTTCTATGCCGCTGGAAGGACACTGCACAGGATGGTGAAAATATTCTAGGAGATAGTGCTACTGGCTCCCGTTGAAAGTAAGAGCCCGGCGAAGAGAGTATTTAAATTTCTAGCTGCTTTTCAGTTTAAAGTGAATAATCCATCTCAGGATTTATCTTTGATGCTGAAAAATTATTTAATAAGTACAATTAGGGAGAGGTTGCTAAAAAGCCAGATATTAATCTGGCTTTTTGTCGATGGCTTTGATCGTGTTAATTGTTTTTTACTGTCTCTTAGTTGTCGACTTGCTGCTAATGCCCTTAGGTTCTTTCTGTTTTTCTTGAGCAATTTTCTGCTTACTTTTCTCCGATACATCAGGACCCCATAGACGAGCTTGCTCGGCTCGGAAGTTATCTTTGAAATTTTTGGTTCGCTCGAAACCGTCTTCAGCAAAAGCGGAACTCATAAATCCAGTCAGTACGATACCAATAGAGAGGAGTTTTATGAATTTCATTGTGCCCTCGATGTTTACTAGGTCTGCTTAACTAGCAGCCTTTGTGGTTTGATAGTTTAGGATTTTGAAGCTAACAGCAGGGTGAGGGAATCATTACAATTTCGTAATTTATGCGTTTGGTGAAACGGTATAAATTTTGTGTTTGTGAAAGCTCCGAAGCAGGCTATTTTTCTTTCATAACCTTTAATGTGATATCTAAGCCATTGATGTTTTTGGATTTTTTGCCACTAGTGGAAGCTAGCCATAAACGATCTAAAGACTGTGTAGCAGCGATTGGATATTTTTGTTTACGCATCGAAGCTAACGGCTAGATTAGCTGGCATCTCAAATGCGGCGCCGTTGGCGGTTAGTCAAACTGGCTGTCGAATTTTTTTGACTCCGTCTGTGGTTCACTCAGAGGGGCGTGAAAGAGTTTAAGGCGGGGGGGGGGGGCGTGCCGATAAGGTCGCGTTATATGTGGCTGCTCGCCATATTTTCGGGTAGGGCTGCCTTCCCCTCTAGACGTCGAGCTAAAGACCAAAACAATACGGCAGCCCTCAGGCATTAAAGCTTTCAAGTAAAAAAGAGAGCTCTTCTAAAATCGGCCCCCTCCATATACGGGACCTAGGCTGCGCCCATTTGCGTTTGCTTCATTTGGGTGTCGGGAAAGTTGAGGTGAAACCAGGTAAAATTCTGATCAGTCACTTCTACGCTCGCAGAACCCTGATGCAATCCCATAATTGACTGTACTATAGCTAGGCCCAGACCCGTACCACCTTCATTTCGTGCTCGGCTTTTGTCTACACGGTAGAACCGCTCGAACAAATGCACCTGGTGTTCCTTGGCGATTCCGCGCCCCGGGTTACCAACACTCAAGGTAGTTCCGTTAGCACCGCGTTGAACTTTCACGTAAACCGTCCGGCCTCTTGGGCAGTAGCGAATCGCGTTCGAGACAAGGTTCGAGATGGCTCGTTGAATCATTATCTGATTGCCACGCACCACGCCATTTCCTGTGAGCTGGAGTTGTATTTCGCCTTCTTCGGCCGTAATGCTGAAGAGGTCGCAGACCCGCTGAATTTCGTCGAGCAAACAGACATTTTCGAATTCTACCATTGACGCGGGGTGGCTGACCTGGGCTAGAAATAGCATGTCGGAAACCATTCGACTCATGCGGTCCAACTCTTCCGTGCACGACTCCAAGACTTCTCGGTACTCAGGAAGAGACCTTTCCCGGGTCAGCGCAACCTGAGCCTTACCCATGAGATTGGACAAAGGTGCACGCAGTTCGTGAGCAAGATCGTCCGAGAACTGCGATAGCTGCTGAACCCCATCATCTAGACGCATCAGCATGATATTGATTCCATCGCCGAGCTTCTTCAGTTCTGCCGGCATCCCCTTCGTTGGTAGGCGATGATCAAGGCTCTCGGTGGAAATTTTCGAGGCAATCCTCAAGAACTTGGTCAGAGGCAGTAGTCCTCTGCGCACAGTCCACCATCCAATGGCCAAGATCAGCAAGAGAATAAGAGGCGAGACCATCAGCGCCCAGGTTAGCAATGCATCGAGCAGGGCTTGGTTGGCTGACTGGTCCATGGTCATGAACACACTAACTTCGGTTCCATCGCCTAGATTCATTACTCGCGAAGCGCTAAGTAGCGGGCGACCCGTGGAGTCACGCCACTCGTGCTGTTTAACCTGCTCGGTTGGCTTGAACTTGTGCACTTCCAGGTTGACTGCCTTCGAACCTATTGAGAGCAGTGGAGTTTGCGTTTGTCCTGACTCAAAGATGCTGACGTACAGATTATTGTGCCCCATGACCAAGTCAACTAGCTGGTGCGCGTCTGGATTGACATCAGCGATACTAGTGATAGCGGATAGGTTGTGAGTCATACCCGCCATTTTCACTTCGAGGTCCATTCGGGAGTTTCTCTCGAGAGCTTGGCTCACCATCACATACCCAAAGGTGGCGAAAAGGAGGAGCAGCGCTGCGCTCATCAAACCGACTTTGAATCCCAGCTTCACAGCCAGACTGAACGGCCTCATGCGCGCTCCTCCAGAACGTACCCTATGCCTCGAAGTTTATGTATGAGCTTGGTCTCAAATGGATCATCGATCTTCGAGCGTAATCGCCGGATAGAGACGTCAATAACGTTATTATCGCAGTCAAAGTTCATGTCCCATATCAGCCAGATGCTCTGAGAGCGTGTAAGTGCTTTGCCAGCTCGACTAATGAGAAGGTGCAGGAGAGCAAATTTCTTGGTGTTGAGGTCTATGCGTGTAGATCCACGGAACACCCGATGGCGCACAGAGTCGAGCTCTACATCCGAAATTCTCAGCGCGTTTTTCTCAAAAAGCTCGTCGCCACGTCTTTGCAGCGAGCGCATGCGAGCAAGCAGCTCGGGAAACTCGAAGGGCTTGACGAGGTAGTCATCTGCGCCACCGTCCAAACCCTTGAGCTTGTCGTTGGTTCGTCCCCAGGCAGTCAGCATAATGACGCGGACCCGGCTGGTTTCTCTAATGACTTCCAAAAGGTCCAAGCCATTGATGTCAGGGAGGTTCACATCGAGAAGCAGAAACGAATAAATATTAGTATTGAATAAGTGAGCGGCATCAACACCATTGTTTGCTATATTTACGATGTACCCGCTTTCAGAAAGGCCCTGCTGAAGGTATTCTACGTTTTTGGTTTCGTCTTCCACAACTAGAACGCGCATAACTTATCTCAGGATGTGAGTAAAATAATAGTCCAATCGGCCGCCAGTGTGGTTATACGCTGATTGGTAGTACTGCTGTGTGCTTGGTGTTTAATTTCATTATTTATTTTCATGCGCATTACATTAACTCAATAATAACTGATCCTAGCGCGAATTGGCTAAATGCGCGTAAGCTTTGCAAATTTGTAATTTTTGCGCAATATTATTGATAGTTATGATAAATTGATTGTTTGGAATAATCGAGAATCTGTCAATGGTAAGGTTTTTAAGGCCAAAGCTGGCGGATGCCTTCAGTGCGCGTAGCAGGCGAATCTGCCTGAAGGCTCCTTTAATATTGGCCGCCGGTCAACTCGATTAGTCGTTAAATTTAGAGGTGGCAGTAATGCATATTTAAAAGCGCGTATAGTCTTGGGGAACGCATCTTAAGTCGATTTTTCTTAGGGCTTCTGCCTGCAAATACAACAATTAGCGTCATCAAAAAAACGACTAGTGTGAAGGCTTCGGAGCATTATCATGAAAGGCTGCTTGCTCCATTTGAATCGTGCAGTGATGAATTTCGAACGATTTACTCACCGCGTCAATGACTGATGCGAGAATAACATCTCGATTTAATGAATCTCGCACGACTACGTGCGACGTCAGGATATTGCGGCCACTACTTAGAGCCCAAACATGCAGATCATGGACCTCCATGACCCCATCTACTCCAAGTATCAGGGACTCTATTTCCGCAATATTGAGATTGTCGGGTACCCCTTCCATAAGTACCCCCCAAGCTTTCGCGCAACAACTGCCAAGTACGTGGAAACACCCATATACCGATTGCTACGGCGACAATCGTATCGACCCAGCTCCAACCTGTAAATCGGATGACAAGTGCCGCTATGATCACGCCCAATGAACCAAGCATGTCGCTCCAGACTTCAAGATAGGCTCCCTTGAGATTCAGACTTTCACTGCTGGCAGAGGAGAGCAGACGCATCGATATCAGGTTCACAAAAAGACCCCCAATTGCGATCCACATCATCGCACCGGTAGCAATCTCCGACGGTACTAGCAAGCGCTGATACGCCTCGTACAAAATGTAGGCAGCGACCATAAAGAGTAATAAGGCATTGAACGTTGAGGCTAGGATCTCTATGCGAGCATATCCAAAAGTCCGTTTCTGGTCCGCTGGCCGCTTGGCTATTTGGAGAGCAATCAGTGAAATTGCCAGAGCAGCAGTATCTGTGAGCATATGTGATGCATCAGACAGCAGGGCTAGGCTGCCGGTAACGCATGCTCCGATAACCTCCGCAATCATAAAAATACCAGTCAGGGCAAGCGCCATGAGTAGTTTTTTCTGGTGTCCTTCACGTAGAGCGGCACCGCCATGAGCGTGATTGGATCCCACATGCTTCTCCTTGCCTAATGTAGTGGTTGGCTTCAATCTAGATTCTCATCGCTACAAACAAAAACACAAATATGGATCCTACCTTTCAGAACGGCTAATAAAACTCATTTAAACTAATTGTAGTTTAGGATGAAAGTATGTTGTTGGTATGCGATTTTTTGCAGACCTGCGTCTCCTCTAGCCGGCGATACGGTGCTAGTCAACAGCCTACTTTGACACGGCTCAAAAAAAGAAGGTTCCGCTGGGATTGTGTCAGAATTGTAATTCTGCTGTAGCTATCTCGTTATCCGTCGTCAAAAATAATACGGCTAGCTAAAAATTTACGCTACGTAGCGGTGTCGCTAAGCACAGACACGAAATTACCTCAAACTCCTCGCAACGCTGCTGAGTAACATAATTACCTAGTTTTTTAACGCCGGCCGCGGTCAATATTTTCATCGCAAATTCTGATTCCTTAATCACTGAACTATCTCGTAAGGAAGAAACCGCGGGTTTTGAAATGATGCTCGGCGATACGGAGCTCGAGAGTGCCGTTCGATGTGAGGGGTTAGGTCGATGACACCGTTGAGATGCGGAACGGACTGAGGCTTAACCATTAACACCGATTGTCGAAAGTGGTCGTCGCTACCGACCCAAAAGGGGCGAATGGCGGTAATTTGGATGCCGCTAGACGCTGGCATCGTGTGCCGATTACCGACAGCGTAACCTTTCATTCTTGAAGAGTCGTATTTACCTGAGTCAAGCGACATGCGTGCTCACCCCAGATCGCAGCGGCTTTGCGACACGCTTGATTCATTCGCACACCTAGCCAGGTAGCAACTTGAATATTGGTTGTGGGTGAGGAGGTTATTGAAGTGAAAATCGGAGTTAGCGGCGCCGGCAATATTGGGGCTACCCTTGCCCGCAAGCTCGTCGCGTGCGGCCATGAAGTTAAGCTGGCAAATTCGAAAGGCCCCGAAAGCCTTCAAAACCTGGTCAGTGAAATCGGCGCACACGCTGTGACCAAGGAAGAGGCAGTGTCCGAGGTAGGCGTTGTGATCCTCTCGATACCCTTCCCAAAATATCCAGATCTCAAACAGACGTTAAAGAATGTCCCCGAGAAAGTCGTTGTCATTGACACGTCCAATTACTATCCGGGACGCGACGGGGCAATCATAGAAGTTGACGACGGCAAGCCCGTGAACGTTTGGGTAAGCGAGCAGTTTAGCCGCCCGGTCATTAAGGCTTGGAACGCCGTCCTTGCAGCGACTCTTGCCGACAATCGGCAACCAACTGGATCTTCGACACGCATTGGCTTACATGTAGCAGGGGATGACACTCATGCAGAGGCCGTCGCGCAGGATCTCGTTGAGGATACGGGCTTTATCGCGCTTGCCGCTGGTAGCCTTGAAGATTCGTGGCGTCAGCAACCAGGAACACCAGCCTACTGCACCGAGCTAACATTGCCGGAGCTGAAGATGGCGCTGGAGGCGGCAGACAAGGTACGGGCACCTCAAAACCGAGACGCACTTATCGCAAAATTTATGGTTCCCGGCAGTCAGTTTACAGATGAGCAAATTGTTGCCACAAATCGCGCTAGGACGGCCTG from Pseudomonas synxantha harbors:
- a CDS encoding ArnT family glycosyltransferase — protein: MLNLKSERTLWFILSSILLLRLLGLGVYPLMDTSEARYAEMARKMVELSDWVTPMFDYGVPFWGKPPLSFWTQAASMTVFGTNEFAARFPAWFLHLASCFIIIRLATQEVSRKAGIWAAIIFSGTALGLVSSGVVLTDPVLSFSILLASYGFWRWMKCAGKGDAYLMFLALGLGLLAKGPLTLVLMGAPAFFWIVIYKQWNRVLRLPWVTGIALMLGISVPWYIAAEMKTPGFLEYFFVGEHWSRYVVSDWAGDLYGSAHAKPYGTIWIQLGLALLPWTFFLPLVISRRGTMQRFDVYLWLWALATPVFFTFSGNILWTYLLPALPAWTLLLAECISEVGRKTAWAAAASALMLPVAGAGIIYNGVLEDRPQNQRDLVQAWLDVQSSQSGPLIYPGRRSYSSEFYSRGMSKSIKDPDKWPRDRSFYLSRRLRDSDSDLPVDVGCKIITETNASQLLLCRWKDTAQDGENILGDSATGSR
- a CDS encoding heavy metal sensor histidine kinase → MRPFSLAVKLGFKVGLMSAALLLLFATFGYVMVSQALERNSRMDLEVKMAGMTHNLSAITSIADVNPDAHQLVDLVMGHNNLYVSIFESGQTQTPLLSIGSKAVNLEVHKFKPTEQVKQHEWRDSTGRPLLSASRVMNLGDGTEVSVFMTMDQSANQALLDALLTWALMVSPLILLLILAIGWWTVRRGLLPLTKFLRIASKISTESLDHRLPTKGMPAELKKLGDGINIMLMRLDDGVQQLSQFSDDLAHELRAPLSNLMGKAQVALTRERSLPEYREVLESCTEELDRMSRMVSDMLFLAQVSHPASMVEFENVCLLDEIQRVCDLFSITAEEGEIQLQLTGNGVVRGNQIMIQRAISNLVSNAIRYCPRGRTVYVKVQRGANGTTLSVGNPGRGIAKEHQVHLFERFYRVDKSRARNEGGTGLGLAIVQSIMGLHQGSASVEVTDQNFTWFHLNFPDTQMKQTQMGAA
- a CDS encoding heavy metal response regulator transcription factor, whose protein sequence is MRVLVVEDETKNVEYLQQGLSESGYIVNIANNGVDAAHLFNTNIYSFLLLDVNLPDINGLDLLEVIRETSRVRVIMLTAWGRTNDKLKGLDGGADDYLVKPFEFPELLARMRSLQRRGDELFEKNALRISDVELDSVRHRVFRGSTRIDLNTKKFALLHLLISRAGKALTRSQSIWLIWDMNFDCDNNVIDVSIRRLRSKIDDPFETKLIHKLRGIGYVLEERA
- a CDS encoding NADPH-dependent F420 reductase; translation: MKIGVSGAGNIGATLARKLVACGHEVKLANSKGPESLQNLVSEIGAHAVTKEEAVSEVGVVILSIPFPKYPDLKQTLKNVPEKVVVIDTSNYYPGRDGAIIEVDDGKPVNVWVSEQFSRPVIKAWNAVLAATLADNRQPTGSSTRIGLHVAGDDTHAEAVAQDLVEDTGFIALAAGSLEDSWRQQPGTPAYCTELTLPELKMALEAADKVRAPQNRDALIAKFMVPGSQFTDEQIVATNRARTA